A segment of the Trifolium pratense cultivar HEN17-A07 linkage group LG7, ARS_RC_1.1, whole genome shotgun sequence genome:
ATCAAAATCTTCAAATTATGATATATCCAAGGCTGTTAAATTTGTGATCATTATACTGACGATAAACTCTGATTTTGTTTTCTACCATCTTGACATCGTCTTTGTTATGTGTTTCATCCTGTGTCTTAGGGTTGTCTTCGATGTCTTAGTGGTTACTCTTGCTaatgactgggtttgggttggGGCTAAGTTTTTgtcgtgtgtgtgtgtgtagaTGTGTCTTTTTTATTACGAATAATAAATTTATCACTAGCTTTTATTATGCATTATTAATTGAAGTTTGATTAAATGTTAATTGTGatttaacccacttgggttggtgcattggtattggcttgggacctgggagtgtgctcctcttgaggtctgaggttcgattctctccggtgccaatttgggtgggctaatttagcttaaaaaaaaaaaaatttaattgtgatttcaatgtttatttttgttatttttttgtatatatttgttTGAACAATTTTACATTTTAGGTAGGATCATACAATATTACAATTCGTATTATGATAGCACATTGCAGGTGTTTTCTTTATCTCTTCTGTACCTTGGTACAATATCGATTTTGACAACCTTGGATTTATCTGCATGGAAATTTATATCTTTTAATGGAAGTACGGAAGTgcttaaatttatatttactcTTCTAATCTTGATTCTTGCTCAACTACCCTTTGCAGGGTCTGCCTGTCTTTGCAATCGGTGTTGGACTTAGCACATTTGACAAAGCATCTGTAAGTTTCTTTGAAATCGCTGTTTATTGCTTTATCTTAAAGCCTTGTgttcatatatattaaaaaataaatataaaaattgtgtttttttatttcagGTCCATTATTATGTTCAGTCTCACATTCAAATTAATGAATATCGTGATCGTGTAATTTTGGTAGGTATCAATCATCGGAGTTTACTAATATCCTTTTGTCGCATGATTGTGCTGTTTGTATagcttcttttcttttgtttgttttgaccGGTATATGCTTGTAGCCTTCTGCATCGAAGAAGCATGGTCGCCCTATTACAACATGCGTAAAGGTTTTGGATATGACTGGTCTGAAGCTGTCAGCCCTGAATCAGATTAAGGTATTTAATAAGTGTGCATGTATGCGCATATGTAGATTTTACAATTAACATATCATGATCAATAAACTATAGCACATCGGAAAGTACCAGACATACTCAATATTTCATTCCAAGATCGAGTTTCTCTCGactttttttcatttgtttttgaaTATTTTCTGCATCACTGAGTTGTCTTTGTTCTGTTGCAGTTGTTAACAATAATATCATCCATTGATGATCTGAACTACCCTGAGAAAACAAATACTTATTACATTGTAAATGCCCCATACATATTTGCGGGTTGTTGGAAGGTAAGAAGATACTATTCCTCATGACTCGGTTCCTTGTATGATACTACCTCCggccctttttataagaaacaattgactttttaggttcattgaataactgttGTTTATATTATACACCAGATACATCGGTATTTAATGGATTAAAAAGtgagttgtttcttataaaaggACCAGAGGGAGTGTTTTCTTATTATATTGATTTAGGCGTAACACCTTTTGacttggcaaaaaaaaattgagaaccTATTGAAACTTCAAGATAATGTTAAACATGTTTCGTTCGCAGGTTGTGAAGCCACTTTTACAAGAGAGGACTAGAAAAAAGGTGCAAGTCTTACAAGGTTGTGGCCGAGATGAGCTGTtgaaggtaatttatttatttagttattttaaattttctgtTATTGGTTGGAGTCTGACCACttgttcataagctgttttcagcttatttctaaAAGCTTTTCAGGATAGCTTAGGAAAACAACGAAAATAATTTGACTTAATTTTATTTCTGTTatggaaatagcttatacatttCTTCACTTCTTATTTAGATGTGGAGAAATCTATTATAATCATTAATATATTGTTCTTTGTTCAATTAAATTTAAACTTAAATTTTTGGCATGTAGATCATGGATTACGCAGCTCTACCGCATTTCTGTAGAAAAGAAGGTTCTGGATCATCCAAACATTCAGGGAGTGGGAGTGAAAATTGCTATTCCTTGGATCACCCCTTTCATCAAGAACTCTACAACTACATCAAGGAACAATcaagaatgaatgaatcaaAGGAACCAATCAAGCAAGGATCGTTCCATGTAGAATTTCCTGAACCTGCTACTAAGGAAGAAGCAGATATTGCGAAGACTATAGAGTCCGAGTTACACAAGTTTGAGAACAGCCGTGAGAATGTTGATTGTTAAGTGATACTATTTATGACTTAACTGTCGATGGTGTCTTCACCGTCATCTGGTCTTTTTGTAAGTCCTATAAATCTTCTTAATTATTTGAACCAAACCGGTGTAGTAGTACAGAAGGTTACACCCTTCACATTTATCAGTATTCTGCTGTAGTAGTTAGCTTTATAAGTTTAGGGAATAGTCGGAAATAAAACCGATAAGAGCTTTGCATTGTGTCATAATTCTAGatataaatgtcaaatatattattttactagTAGATTTCTTGTCTAAGTTTTATCTTTTGCAGTCTACTATGTCACAAGCCAAATTAAATAACTGTGCTTTGATTTCTACcgaaaatgaaattttttaaataacattcatTATAAATAGATTTTTTCCGATAGAATTGATTATAAATAgattattaatgattttgtaacaaaaaaaaatactaaaaggAAACAACTTCAATGATTTTTAGTTTGTCATGGCACCATTGTTTTAGTTCTTGCATGGCACAAAAAATTGTATACATgtgaacttttaaaattaagttATCCATGCATAATAAGCAAAAAGCTAGAATAAgcatttttgaaacaaatatatatgttttattttatgcaCTTGAAGCTTCTACATCTCAATATGTTGGTCATTGTTTAAACCTATACATAGAACATATACAGATATATTTTTTCCTTGGAATATGCAAAAACTTGTCTGTTAAGCCTCATGAAACTCAAGGAACCAGGATGTTGACAATGAGCATGAGCATTCACATTTGAACAATGTTTTCTTGATGATGGAAACATTGACaaactttcatattgaattgaGAGATTTGGTAACACATAAGTGATTCTTGTATTGTAAGTAACCTCTCAACTCACAAGAGAAGGACAAAAAAGCCAATGCTACAACCAAAATGATTTTGTGAGGGACTTCACTCTATCTATTCTGAGCTCAAAACACTTAAATTTTCTAGCTGTGTAGCGAGATTGGTCTTGAACTATCTGAGTAATCGAAATCAGATACACCGTTGTAATCGCCTTGACGCCACCTCTTTAATTCATTTTCAATTGCTAGTTTTGCTGAATCTGCCACTTCTGCATTCCTCAAAGCCATATCTGTTGCTGCTTTAATTTCTTCAATTGCTTTAAGATTAGCTTCAACTTTTTTGTCAACTTCATTTCTTCTTGTATTGATTGCTTCCACCTGAGCCATGGCAGTTGTTTCTGTCCTATCAATCAAATCTTCAGattctttaatttttccacTTAGAGCAGCAAATTCATCAACCGTCAATACGATCTTACCACTCGATTGAGAAACCGAGACGCTACCTTGTGAATCAGACAACAACTTCATTTCCTCAACAGCTCTTTTTTCTGCTGCTTTTGCTTCTTCAGCCTGTTTCAATAGAAGTTCTAGTTTCCGTTCTATTTCGTCAGACAAAGCTTTTGATTTCTCAGCTTCTAGTTTCAGTTCGTCCGATTTTATtctcatctcttcttcttcttttcttgcATTTTCTGTCTCAAACGATAAATGCTTGATTTTCAATTCTATGTCACGACAACGATTTTCATTAGATACTCTATCCTCAAGAGAATCTTCTTGTTCTTTGCTACTTTCTAGTTCGCCGGTTAGGTTCGCTGCAAGTGCTTCTGATGCCTCTTCCTTCTCCATAAGTTCCTGTTGTTCTTTCTTCACTTGTTCTAATTCAGCCTTAAGGGAATCCACAAGGTTTCTCAGTGAAATTTCTTCTTCAGAAATTTCCTGCAAGATTTTTGTGGCTTCTTTGATCTCCAAATTTATTGCCTCAATAGAATCCATCTCAGAATCATGATACTGTTTTATCTGCTCTTGAAGAGCCTGAATCTCAGCACTTGTCTCGAGAAGTTTCTTCTCGAGACTTTGTGTTTCTTCATGATCATACTCATTCTTCAGTTCCATCAttttcttctctatttcttcCTTTGAagttttgtaaaagttgaaCTTTTCGTCTCTTTCTCCCGTCACTTTTATCTGTTCTTGTTGTGCTTGTGCAGTGGCTAATTTAAATTGTTCAGTTGATTCTTTCATGGTTGCAATTTCCTTAGAGAGTTCATTGATCTTTTCGGAATTTAATTTCGCAGAACGCTGCGCTTCTCCTGCCATCTGAAATGCAGCCAATTTCGCCTCCAAAGCCGCATCAAAATCTTGTCTGATTTTGTTCAGTTCTGTCTTGGAAGCATCTAGTTCTTTTACAGTTGTAGTGTACTCTTTTCTTGCATGCTCTAGCTCTTGTTTCCAAGCTTCATATCCTATCGCTTTTTGCGATAGTGCCTTTTCGAGTTCTTTTGCTTGATTCTTCACAACCTCACTTTCTTCTATTGCAGATTGCTTTGATTCTCTCACAGTGTTGAGTTTCTTTGTCAATTCTTGAAGTGTCACATTGGCCTTATCTAGCTCAGAAAGCGCTTTAGCTTTCGTATTCTCAGCGCTGTCTAGTTGTTTCTTTATCTTGGTCAATTCTCTTTGAGTCAAGAGAAGCTGTGTCTCCTTTTCCAATACATTCTGCAATCAAATCACACAAAGTTATTGATTCTCTCATGTTGTGTGCGCCTCTTGTATTAAAgctatgtttggataaaca
Coding sequences within it:
- the LOC123898519 gene encoding phosphatidylinositol/phosphatidylcholine transfer protein SFH2, which codes for MGIVSQDALNQLQALIDQVEEPLQKTFQNVHQGHVPETLIRFLKAREWNASKAHKMLIESLNWRVQNEIDKILSKPIIPQDLYRGVRDSQLIGLSGYSREGLPVFAIGVGLSTFDKASVHYYVQSHIQINEYRDRVILPSASKKHGRPITTCVKVLDMTGLKLSALNQIKLLTIISSIDDLNYPEKTNTYYIVNAPYIFAGCWKVVKPLLQERTRKKVQVLQGCGRDELLKIMDYAALPHFCRKEGSGSSKHSGSGSENCYSLDHPFHQELYNYIKEQSRMNESKEPIKQGSFHVEFPEPATKEEADIAKTIESELHKFENSRENVDC
- the LOC123898517 gene encoding WEB family protein At1g12150, coding for MSIRTRENSPKEPTSPKGERVIDTRAPFQSVRAAVSLFGEVRAKKERRDNAIKRKSSENVLEKETQLLLTQRELTKIKKQLDSAENTKAKALSELDKANVTLQELTKKLNTVRESKQSAIEESEVVKNQAKELEKALSQKAIGYEAWKQELEHARKEYTTTVKELDASKTELNKIRQDFDAALEAKLAAFQMAGEAQRSAKLNSEKINELSKEIATMKESTEQFKLATAQAQQEQIKVTGERDEKFNFYKTSKEEIEKKMMELKNEYDHEETQSLEKKLLETSAEIQALQEQIKQYHDSEMDSIEAINLEIKEATKILQEISEEEISLRNLVDSLKAELEQVKKEQQELMEKEEASEALAANLTGELESSKEQEDSLEDRVSNENRCRDIELKIKHLSFETENARKEEEEMRIKSDELKLEAEKSKALSDEIERKLELLLKQAEEAKAAEKRAVEEMKLLSDSQGSVSVSQSSGKIVLTVDEFAALSGKIKESEDLIDRTETTAMAQVEAINTRRNEVDKKVEANLKAIEEIKAATDMALRNAEVADSAKLAIENELKRWRQGDYNGVSDFDYSDSSRPISLHS